In Gossypium hirsutum isolate 1008001.06 chromosome D06, Gossypium_hirsutum_v2.1, whole genome shotgun sequence, one genomic interval encodes:
- the LOC107901772 gene encoding biotin carboxyl carrier protein of acetyl-CoA carboxylase, chloroplastic: MASSLSTTPSAAFASVAKTTTALPNSTNLQLSTVSFRFSSRLNLRFFSKSLQHGQNSKAVVKAQLNEVAIDGSSNASAAPTIKSGAPTAEAKDAKTSSDVSPPAMATEESIAEFLNQVSSLVKLVDSRDIVELQLKQLDCELVIRKKEALPQPPSAAPVVMMQSPSQPPVMPPVPSVPALPPGQASAAPTPAPSLAASKSAKSSLPPFKCPMAGTFYRSPAPGEPPFVKVGDKVQKGQVLCIIEAMKLMNEIEADQSGTIVEILAEDGKAVSVDMPLFVIEP; encoded by the exons ATGGCCTCTTCACTCTCAACAACACCCTCCGCTGCCTTCGCTTCCGTTGCTAAAACAACCACTGCCTTGCCTAATTCCACTAACCTTCAGCTCTCCACCGTCTCCTTTCGCTTTTCTTCGAGGCTAAACCTTCGATTCTTCTCCAAG AGTTTGCAACATGGTCAGAACTCTAAAGCAGTGGTGAAAGCCCAACTTAATGAG GTTGCCATAGATGGATCATCAAATGCTTCTGCTGCACCTACAATCAAATCAGGGGCACCAACAGCAGAAGCAAAGGATGCTAAGACATCAAGCGATGTATCTCCTCCAGCTATGGCCACAGAAGAGTCAATTGCAGAATTCCTTAATCAAGTTTCAAGTCTAGTAAA GCTAGTTGATTCACGAGATATTGTGGAGTTGCAGCTTAAACAACTTGACTGTGAACTGGTAATTCGGAAAAAGGAGGCCTTGCCGCAACCACCATCTGCAGCTCCAGTTGTGATGATGCAGTCACCCTCTCAACCACCAGTAATGCCTCCTGTCCCATCTGTCCCTGCACTTCCTCCTGGTCAAGCATCTGCTGCCCCAACTCCAGCACCTTCCCTAGCTGCTTCTAAGTCAGCCAAATCATCACTTCCGCCTTTTAAATGTCCAATGGCCGGTACATTCTACAGAAGTCCGGCTCCTGGTGAACCACCATTTGTGAAG GTTGGAGACAAGGTGCAGAAGGGTCAAGTTTTATGCATCATTGAGGCAATGAAGTTGATGAATGAAATAGAG GCTGATCAGTCGGGAACCATAGTTGAGATCCTTGCAGAAGATGGCAAAGCAGTCAGCGTTGATATG CCTCTATTTGTGATTGAACCTTGA